In a genomic window of Brassica rapa cultivar Chiifu-401-42 chromosome A10, CAAS_Brap_v3.01, whole genome shotgun sequence:
- the LOC103847510 gene encoding uncharacterized protein At5g01610: MDQVFNKVGSYWLGQKANKQFDSVGKDVSSLSTSIEGGTKWLVNKFKGTMQKPLAELLKEYDLPVGIFPRDATNYEFDEQTKKLTVLIPSVCEVGYKDSSVLKFTTTVTGRLEKGKLGDLEGMKTKVMIWVKVTSISADSSKVYFTAGVKKSRNRDAYEVLRDGVRADKF, encoded by the exons ATGGATCAGGTGTTCAACAAGGTTGGATCCTACTGGTTAGGTCAGAAGGCGAACAAGCAGTTTGACTCTGTCGGCAAGGATGTCAGC tcGCTATCAACGAGCATCGAAGGAGGAACAAAATGGTTGGTCAACAAATTCAAAG GAACAATGCAGAAGCCGTTGGCTGAGTTGCTAAAAGAATATGATTTGCCGGTTGGCATCTTCCCACGCGATGCTACAAACTACGAGTTCGATGAGCAGACAAAGAAACTGACGGTGCTGATCCCATCAGTCTGCGAAGTTGGCTACAAAGACTCATCGGTCTTAAAATTCACCACAACAGTAACGGGACGTCTTGAGAAAGGGAAGCTAGGTGACTTGGAAGGAATGAAGACAAAAGTAATGATATGGGTCAAAGTCACAAGCATCTCTGCAGATTCATCAAAGGTCTATTTCACTGCAGGTGTGAAGAAGAGCAGAAACCGAGATGCTTATGAGGTGCTAAGAGATGGCGTCCGAGCCGATAAATTTTAG